From Anopheles darlingi chromosome 2, idAnoDarlMG_H_01, whole genome shotgun sequence, the proteins below share one genomic window:
- the LOC125948278 gene encoding uncharacterized protein LOC125948278 yields MWKIVILALVLVAGVSSLEEEAKSVKDSYLAALKNSHKINAVTYKAPQPIRISRGDYNVQPSSSYDYSLPAGSYGPPTSTGNELYQPAHKEYGPPPPKPVYGPPKPIYGPPPPPPPHGPVSHGMPYFNPESWLLSKLKFKFDLFTFAKIMLKLVIFKKIVKFIALLCLLFFIPTLKPSSGGGHGDDSSEEERRRSYDLKFDYERRLGDVTKFALTALEAFTVDNALYCPEENIISCRFKRMFDVIDESYPVSRIYQIYLPPGVTEEGSTEGQSSFSEEHINEQATSHEDVNVGQEVEN; encoded by the exons ATGTGGAAAATAGTGATTCTCGctctggtgttggtggctggTGTTAGCAGCctggaggaagaagcaaaaagtgtAAAGGATTCGTATCTGGCCGCATTGAAGAACTCGCACAAGATTAACGCAGTGACGTACAAAG CCCCACAACCGATACGGATATCGCGTGGAGACTACAATGTTCAACCGTCCAGCTCTTACGATTACAGTCTTCCAGCCGGTAGCTATGGTCCACCGACCTCTACCGGTAACGAACTCTACCAGCCGGCCCATAAAGAGTAcggtccaccaccgccgaagCCCGTCTATGgtccaccgaaaccgatctacggtccacctccaccaccaccaccccatggTCCCGTCAGCCATGGCATGCCGTACTTCAACCCGGAAAGTTGGCTGCTCAGCAAACTGAAGTTCAAGTTCGATCTCTTTACCTTCGCCAAGATAATGCTGAAGCTGGTCATCTTCAAGAAGATCGTCAAATTCATTGCGTTGCTCTGCTTGCTGTTCTTCATTCCCACGCTGAAGCcgtccagtggtggtggccacggtgacgATAGCAGCGAAGAGGAACGCCGCCGATCGTATGACCTGAAGT TCGACTATGAACGACGGCTCGGGGATGTGACGAAATTTGCGCTGACCGCACTGGAAGCGTTCACCGTCGATAACGCGCTGTACTGCCCGGAGGAAAACATTATATCCTGCCGCTTCAAGCGGATGTTCGATGTGATCGACGAGTCTTATCCGGTTTCGAG AATCTACCAGATTTATTTGCCGCCAGGAGTCACGGAGGAGGGCAGTACTGAGGGACAGAGTTCTTTTTCCGAGGAGCACATAAACGAACAGGCGACTAGTCACGAGGACGTCAATGTCGGACAGGAAGTAGAGAATTAA
- the LOC125948264 gene encoding protein unc-13 homolog 4B-like, whose translation MGEMATAKEGNQRPTTVKPVAPTVPTAEARPRVETNGKQVKRKHFFEKFGTLLKQRSDAFLLHVNNPVPPVLGEESDSPGGPTSSGLPGNRKASASTQRTTGTGTATATSSTSQQIIRSPAAGEETNMEELYEKILHEVKQGNIVDRQKKLTQKVLFAYIQEVFGVDEAKHAELEQRVDTMLAQDIFLRVEIIEAKLKPTPEPQVPPNAFAIVYLQEKPRELHRTAAIANTLNPAWAQQFPVAVKQDTKETLLIEVYNNASNPNKMYRTLRIARKYVRSLFMPVASQCKMIGRASIPLESITSTGLVSWYNLSKKKKPDPQGTIKVKFFFTSKLEKSTAKREYEQMLRYILQYELRSSSVARYWWAGELTTEGDSILVQYCKCSNLTPSEQTVIRWFVYTQIHLTHPLSISLLEGMLDKLSAGYDTVLASDDERTRFWEGVRRILPSCLSIVMKMRKRIAGDKDIVKTITSILHLLSKAEQLATRKGIVLFDEATVRCIKQQTLDCTKHSTMKDAVVLAVQLGARTWFETLLASAIEGTLSNEEKLRSLIKFVQMLQSDLLRAKTYYDSVFKEVMGIDYSREICIQHETRIVSHLRPIVQTICNGFKKITLKMEQLDRRSEMESLDMSSTLFELYLVLKLFLQQTDTVVQSAHNPYLVEFHQWFRGGVAYYLDVFAIKTFSRVVTVLEEDELKQVQVTTADQSPDTTRKYTASTGEILEIVAQIKIFWQQLAWPDKDELKKFLKRSIGDICSCCIFYADRLLAKLKTMDGSTAAADTVVNGAPLATLDRSLVVLSNVSILTDTLIRLPDELGYSRNRDSAGSGSSSGGENGRKTSLELLLADDMLPIQSLSSWRERCLRYITEHVSLTTRNLLVACVDGGMPGGTSNGTGFFSNKSAQSPAEYVVRLKHWIEQSASRLGMELSQEDLRSVEQELWTTVETKLSELIKKLREKKDSLATFQRLNGCFTLLTLHYFHTLGDTISNSTIGERLDIFSCSTTELLHRYYLERLRQQDELEEPECGLLTVRCWFQPDGLQIKILRADQLQLPKDYKHSCDSYVKINVIPPDRFGPPPLPELKTKTKSKNFSPVYNESFTLKLNPVQHSLKDALLMMNVKVSELLGLNQKHIGECFLPLQKVPILADASRAHEVQPITLPLSLPFTIESFSVAALETRTNDKVATQFLKKLNQKMGIAPYTMSTLSL comes from the exons ATGGGCGAAATGGCAacggcgaaggaaggaaaccagcgaccgacgacggtgaagcCGGTGGCCCCAACAGTGCCGACTGCCGAAGCCCGGCCACGCGTCGAAACGAATGG CAAGCAAGTGAAGCGGAAGCATTTCTTCGAAAAATTTGGAACCCTGCTCAAGCAACGCTCCGATGCGTTCCTGCTGCACGTAAACAATCCCGTACCGCCGGTGCTCGGCGAGGAATCGGACTCACCGGGAGGCCCGACCTCGTCCGGACTGCCTGGAAACCGCAAAGCGAGTGCCTCGACCCAGAGAACTACGGGTACCGGTACTGCCACCGCCACATCGTCGACCAGCCAACAGATCATCCGCAGTCCGGCTGCAGGCGAAGAAACTAAC ATGGAGGAACTGTACGAGAAGATACTGCACGAGGTGAAGCAGGGTAACATCGTGGACCGACAGAAAAAGCTCACCCAGAAGGTCCTGTTCGCCTACATCCAGGAAGTGTTCGGTGTGGACGAAGCGAAACATGCCGAGCTGGAACAGCGCGTCGATACTATGCTAGCGCAGGACATCTTTCTGCGAGTCGAGATTATAGAGGCCAAGCTAAAACCGACACCGGAACCCCAGGTACCACCGAACGCGTTCGCCATCGTCTATCTACAGGAGAAACCACGGGAATTGCACCGGACAGCAGCGATCGCCAACACGCTAAACCCTGCCTGGGCTCAACAGTTTCCGGT GGCTGTCAAGCAGGATACGAAGGAAACGCTACTGATCGAGGTGTACAACAATGCGAGTAATCCGAACAAGATGTACCGCACGCTGCGGATCGCTAGAAAGTACGTCCGGTCTCTGTTCATGCCGGTTGCCTCGCAGTGCAAGATGATTGGACGAGCTAGCATTCCCCTCGAG TCCATTACCTCAACCGGTCTGGTGTCGTGGTACAATttgtcgaagaagaaaaaacccgaTCCCCAGGGTACGATCAAGGTGAAGTTCTTCTTTACCTCCAAGCTGGAGAAATCGACGGCCAAGCGGGAGTACGAGCAGATGCTGCGCTACATACTCCAGTACGAGCTGCGCAGCTCGAGCGTCGCTCGGTATTGGTGGGCCGGTGAGCTGACGACCGAGGGTGACTCCATTCTGGTGCAGTACTGCAAGTGCTCCAATCTGACACCGAGCGAACAAACCGTGATCCGGTGGTTCGTGTACACCCAGATACACCTTACCCATCCGCTCTCGATCAGTCTGCTCGAGGGCATGCTGGATAAACTGAGTGCCGGTTACGATACCGTGCTGGCGAGCGATGACGAGCGGACACGGTTTTGGGAGGGCGTTCGACGCATTCTACCCTCCTGTCTGTCGATCGTCATGAAGATGCGAAAACGGATAGCCGGTGATAAAGACATCGTGAAAACCATCACCTCCATACTGCATTTGTTGTCGAAGGCGGAACAACTGGCAACGCGGAAGGGTATCGTGCTGTTCGACGAAGCGACCGTGAG ATGCATCAAACAACAGACACTGGACTGCACGAAACATTCCACCATGAAGGATGCCGTTGTGCTCGCGGTACAGCTTGGTGCCCGGACCTGGTTCGAGACGTTACTAGCCAGTGCCATCGAGGGAACGCTGTCAAACGAGGAGAAGCTACGCTCGTTGATCAAGTTCGTGCAGATGCTCCAATCCGATCTGTTACGGGCAAAAACGTACTACGATAGTGTCTTTAAAGA GGTCATGGGGATTGATTATAGTCGAGAGATCTGCATCCAGCACGAGACGCGCATCGTCTCACATCTGCGGCCGATCGTGCAGACCATCTGCAATGGTTTCAAGAAGATTACCCTCAAGATGGAGCagctcgatcgacgatcggagATGGAGAGCCTCGATATGAGCTCCACCCTGTTCGAGCTCTACCTGGTACTGAAGCTGTTCCTTCAGCAAACGGACACCGTCGTCCAGAGTGCCCATAATCCGTACCTGGTCGAGTTCCATCAGTGGTTCCGCGGTGGTGTCGCTTACTATCTGGATGTGTTTGCCATCAAAACGTTCTCGCGCGTCGTTACCGTGCTCGAGGAGGATGAGCTAAAGCAGGTGCAGGTTACCACCGCGGATCAGTCGCCAGACACGACGCGAAAGTACACGGCTTCAACGGGAGAGATACTGGAGATTGTGGCGCAGATTAAGATCTTCTGGCAGCAGCTCGCCTGGCCGGACAAGGATGAGCTGAAAAAGTTCCTCAAACGCAGCATTGGT GACATCTGTAGTTGCTGCATCTTCTACGCCGATCGCTTGCtagcgaaattgaaaacaatggaCGGATCCACTGCAGCGGCAGACACGGTTGTTAATGGTGCACCACTGGCTACACTGGATCGTTCACTAGTGGTACTATCAAATGTTAGTATCCTGACGGACACACTCATAAGGCTACCGGATGAGCTTGGATATAGCCGTAATAGGGACAGCGcaggcagtggcagcagcagtggtggtgagAATGGCCGAAAGACCTCCCTtgagctgctgttggccgACGATATGCTACCGATTCAAAGTTTGTCCAGCTGGCGAGAGCGCTGCCTTCGGTACATCACCGAGCACGTGTCCCTGACGACCAGGAACCTGCTAGTGGCCTGCGTAGATGGAGGAATGCCAGGAGGCACCAGTAACGGAACTGGATTCTTCTCCAACAAATCGGCCCAATCTCCGGCCGAGTACGTTGTCAGGTTAAAGCATTGGATCGAGCAATCGGCCTCTAGGTTGGGCATGGAGCTGTCGCAGGAGGATTTGCGCTCCGTCGAGCAGGAACTGTGGACAACCGTCGAAACGAAGCTATCTGAGTTGATCAAAAAGCTCCGAGAG AAGAAAGACTCATTGGCCACCTTTCAACGATTGAACGGTTGCTTTACGCTGCTTACGTTGCACTACTTCCACACGCTCGGTGACACGATCAGTAACTCGACGATCGGCGAGCGACTCGATATCTTtagctgcagcaccaccgagcTGCTTCACCGGTACTATCTCGAGCGACTCCGGCAACAGGACGAGCTGGAAGAACCGGAATGTGGATTGCTGACCGTGCGCTGTTGGTTTCAGCCCGATGGACTTCAGATCAAAATTCTGCGAGCCGATCAGCTGCAGCTTCCGAAAGACTACAAACACTCGTGCGATAGCTACGTCAAGATAAACGTGATCCCACCGGATCGCTTCGGTCCACCACCGTTGCCCGAGCTGAAGACAAAGACCAAATCCAAGAACTTCTCGCCGGTGTACAACGAATCGTTCACTCT AAAACTCAATCCGGTTCAACATTCCCTGAAGGatgcgctgctgatgatgaacgTGAAGGTTTCGGAGCTACTCGGGCTAAATCAGAAGCACATTGGTGAATGCTTCCTGCCCCTCCAAAAAGTCCCCATTCTGGCAGATGCCAGCAGGGCTCACGAAGTCCAACCGATCACCCTTCCACTCAGCCTTCCCTTCACCATCG AATCATTTTCCGTGGCGGCACTGGAAACTCGCACCAACGACAAGGTGGCGACACAGTTCCTGAAGAAGCTGAACCAAAAGATGGGCATCGCACCGTATACAATGAGTACGCTAAGTCTTTAA
- the LOC125948277 gene encoding myb-like protein AA isoform X2 has product MQQQQQQQPSRSNVNCDPTTNTMNRYKLYHSNSTTILSALKRETRNNGYQSMMIGGFEQLSLGDTDGVSGNGGDYFYHPHPEPSEEREEGRRGHHPDEEEEYSDDVLLRKQQQQQVQQQMQLQPRQQTESIDSIDEGVYSSSTSSSTSSSHNGVGGNGTGTIVLNLPVGLSPPNESLLMQRRLSLKSRSLGEPGAQTLPASLVLVIDGGKYQQKYHDQQQQQHQRQIVEHLNNNADEGVNLSSPDQHNEDGEDENDDDHHQSFPSIAGRDGGGGRLRSKTMEPQQYRPVSVGGTTVAATPSTTTSTVTVTQRPITTYSV; this is encoded by the exons atgcagcagcagcagcagcagcagccgagtaGGAGCAATGTGAACTGTGATCCAACTACAAATACTATGAATAGATATAAGCTTTATCATTCAAACTCGACCACGATCTTGAGCGCGTTGAAGCGGGAAACGCGTAACAATGGCTaccaatcgatgatgatcggtggGTTCGAACAGCTCAGCCTTGGCGATACCGATGGTGTCAGTGGTAACGGAGGTGACTATTTCTATCATCCGCACCCGGAACCTTCGGAAGAGCGAGAAGAGGGCAGACGTGGTCATCATccggacgaggaggaagagtatTCGGATGATGTGTTGCTGcgtaagcagcaacagcagcaggtccagCAACAGATGCAACTGCAACCACGGCAGCAGACGGAATCGATCGACAGCATCGACGAAGGTGTTTACAgtagcagcacgagcagcagcaccagcagcagccacaatgGCGTTGGTGGCAACGGCACTGGTACCATTGTGTTGAACCTACCGGTCGGGTTGTCACCACCGAACGAAAGCTTGCTGATGCAGCGTCGTTTATCGCTGAAATCGCGCAGCCTGGGTGAGCCGGGTGCACAGACGCTACCTGCATCGCTGGTGCTCGTCATCGATGGTGGCAAATATCAGCAAAAGTATcacgaccagcaacagcagcagcatcagcggcagaTTGTTGAGCATCTCAACAACAATGCAGACGAAGGTGTGAACCTTTCGTCACCCGATCAGCACAACGAGGACGGTGaagacgaaaacgacgacgatcatcatcaatcctTCCCTTCTATTGCTgggcgtgatggtggtggcggtcggcTTCGTAGCAAAACGATGGAACCACAGCAATATCGTCCGGTATCGGTAGGTGGTACAACAGTTGCGGCTACTCCTAGTACGACAACCtcgaccgtcaccgtcacccaGCGTCCCATTACAACGTACAGTG TGTAG
- the LOC125948277 gene encoding myb-like protein AA isoform X1, giving the protein MQQQQQQQPSRSNVNCDPTTNTMNRYKLYHSNSTTILSALKRETRNNGYQSMMIGGFEQLSLGDTDGVSGNGGDYFYHPHPEPSEEREEGRRGHHPDEEEEYSDDVLLRKQQQQQVQQQMQLQPRQQTESIDSIDEGVYSSSTSSSTSSSHNGVGGNGTGTIVLNLPVGLSPPNESLLMQRRLSLKSRSLGEPGAQTLPASLVLVIDGGKYQQKYHDQQQQQHQRQIVEHLNNNADEGVNLSSPDQHNEDGEDENDDDHHQSFPSIAGRDGGGGRLRSKTMEPQQYRPVSVGGTTVAATPSTTTSTVTVTQRPITTYSDYGKPTMS; this is encoded by the exons atgcagcagcagcagcagcagcagccgagtaGGAGCAATGTGAACTGTGATCCAACTACAAATACTATGAATAGATATAAGCTTTATCATTCAAACTCGACCACGATCTTGAGCGCGTTGAAGCGGGAAACGCGTAACAATGGCTaccaatcgatgatgatcggtggGTTCGAACAGCTCAGCCTTGGCGATACCGATGGTGTCAGTGGTAACGGAGGTGACTATTTCTATCATCCGCACCCGGAACCTTCGGAAGAGCGAGAAGAGGGCAGACGTGGTCATCATccggacgaggaggaagagtatTCGGATGATGTGTTGCTGcgtaagcagcaacagcagcaggtccagCAACAGATGCAACTGCAACCACGGCAGCAGACGGAATCGATCGACAGCATCGACGAAGGTGTTTACAgtagcagcacgagcagcagcaccagcagcagccacaatgGCGTTGGTGGCAACGGCACTGGTACCATTGTGTTGAACCTACCGGTCGGGTTGTCACCACCGAACGAAAGCTTGCTGATGCAGCGTCGTTTATCGCTGAAATCGCGCAGCCTGGGTGAGCCGGGTGCACAGACGCTACCTGCATCGCTGGTGCTCGTCATCGATGGTGGCAAATATCAGCAAAAGTATcacgaccagcaacagcagcagcatcagcggcagaTTGTTGAGCATCTCAACAACAATGCAGACGAAGGTGTGAACCTTTCGTCACCCGATCAGCACAACGAGGACGGTGaagacgaaaacgacgacgatcatcatcaatcctTCCCTTCTATTGCTgggcgtgatggtggtggcggtcggcTTCGTAGCAAAACGATGGAACCACAGCAATATCGTCCGGTATCGGTAGGTGGTACAACAGTTGCGGCTACTCCTAGTACGACAACCtcgaccgtcaccgtcacccaGCGTCCCATTACAACGTACAGTG atTACGGGAAGCCGACGATGTCGTAG
- the LOC125951593 gene encoding uncharacterized protein LOC125951593 yields the protein MQDRHSLKRASAFVDGRSTSGGTMVERIVEENCDGSSDAARKTELTTRYSSEEVSGNESNEARLLSEAERQADFNRHKEEMKRKRRRKKRASSSMQSSCFQELYKLTGEVLGEGAYASVQTCINIYTELEYAVKIIDKIPGHARARVFREVETFHHCQGHPNILQLLEFFEDEEKFYLVFEKINGGPLLTRIQENVCFSEYDAAQIIKEIASGLDFLHKKGIAHRDLKPENILCVVPDKLCPIKICDFDLGSGIKFTTNISSPTATPQLLTPVGSAEFMAPEVVDLFVGESNYYDKRCDLWSLGVIAYILLCGYPPFSGNCEQDCGWNRGENCRTCQELLFESIQEGRFSFPDSEWQDVSEEAKDLIRGLLVKEAPKRLSATAVLEHPWIRITDDTVCLAGGINTDANKQRQRNRVLKTPGIIRRNQSALELSHFAESAMAVKRVIMQHFSMRYDYMAKERPNIYQPSCNGRLAVPHPPPPPQPLTVAEGPTEHEDDADGRRREQQQLVLAGENATPFVERRGAAQANGVFDDEQKPFETIDEAVAVTTMATNGARKEEKWEVNMERTADTSYQNGCTTATTTTITVSDCDKMEVVPTLATDRSVADETHSNVVIETSSVSGSEHTQEVNGDVTSISSGVNGQQQQQQQDHPSQDVVVGGGSGGAGSSSDEGLQNSDSTTTKTKIAKPTTLMITQDNPNDDVLRGDSMVENDRTKEVDVRQRGPDGMAVPTVKNASPEAESVPETSWRYRGNGNATGGEGTGTGAGEFRIAGRQPYQRQYLPPSAIHGSLGGGYKGGRSGHYHSHPQHHHHHHAHHHHQQQQQQHHHHHHHQQQQQYHHHQQQPHQQYHGAGSYHNNHHSQHYHRQHHNGTGASGGIGSGSYYHGNQPRYNRIMRSNNGEAPSESIDIRAMHQKQRQPLQQQQYAPSQHRNNNHHHHHYPHQVMYNGNTSNSNNSSSNNNNNNNNHHQQQQHYPLQSSSSFSSWRSSQPLNTRSTNSSRYAAADEDAENYRYNNASGQHNGGGGKLANGGIISNTTNFNHHQYNRGGTNNNIDNTSSVGKSGSSHPVVTRNMSNGGHQPAQSYQQRSQQQHNHQYGGNSIVNYNDRSHQVYHNTNGAGPAAGGGGRYNEFNHYQGGQQVQQPQHYMPYRGMMMVQQPSQQQQQQQQQQQQQQQQQQHQQQQHYRYTLFNGGVQQISVHGADAVDGAD from the exons ATGCAAGACCGGCACAGCTTGAAGCGGGCCAGTGCCTTCGTCGACGGGCGTTCCACTTCCGGAGGCACGATGGTGGAGCGCATCGTCGAGGAAAACTGCGACGGGAGTTCCG ATGCGGCACGCAAAACTGAGCTCACGACACGCTACAGCAGCGAGGAGGTGTCGGGCAACGAGTCGAACGAGGCTCGCCTGCTATCTGAAGCCGAACGGCAGGCCGACTTCAACCGGCACAAGGAGGAGATGAAGCGCAAGCGGCGCCGAAAGAAGCGTGCCAGCTCATCGATGCAATCGTCATGCTTTCAAG aACTGTACAAGCTGACGGGTGAGGTGCTGGGTGAGGGTGCGTACGCGTCGGTGCAGACCTGCATCAACATCTATACCGAGCTCGAGTACGCGGTGAAGATCATCGACAAGATACCGGGGCACGCGCGGGCCCGCGTCTTCCGCGAGGTGGAAACGTTCCACCATTGCCAGGGGCATCCGAACATCTTGCAGCTGTTAGAATTTTTCGAAGACGAGGAAAAGTTTTATCTAGTGTTCGAGAAGATCAACGGGGGACCGCTGCTGACGCGCATCCAGGAGAACGTGTGCTTCTCCGAGTACGATGCGGCCCAGATCATCAAGGAGATCGCGTCCGGGCTGGACTTTCTGCACAAGAAGGGTATCGCGCACCGCGACCTGAAGCCGGAGAACATACTGTGCGTCGTGCCGGACAAGCTCTGTCCGATCAAGATCTGCGACTTTGATCTCGGCTCCGGCATCAAGTTTACCACCAACATCTCATCGCCGACGGCCACGCCGCAGCTACTGACACCG GTTGGAAGTGCCGAGTTTATGGCACCGGAGGTTGTCGATCTGTTCGTCGGTGAGTCGAACTACTACGACAAGCGGTGTGACCTGTGGTCGCTGGGCGTGATCGCCTATATACTGCTGTGCGGTTATCCACCGTTCTCGGGCAACTGCGAGCAGGACTGTGGCTGGAATCGAGGGGAGAACTGTCGAACCTGTCAGGAGCTGCTGTTCGAATCGATCCAGGAGGGCCGATTCAGCTTCCCCGACAGCGAATGGCAGGATGTGAGCGAGGAGGCGAAAGATCTGATCCGTGGGTTGCTGGTGAAGGAGGCACCGAAGCGGCTGAGTGCAACGGCCGTGCTGGAGCATCCCTGGATTCGCATCACCGACGACACGGTCTGCCTGGCCGGTGGCATCAACACCGACGCCAACAAGCAGAGACAGCGCAATCGGGTGCTCAAGACGCCGGGCATAATTCGACG CAATCAATCGGCACTGGAGCTGTCTCATTTTGCCGAATCGGCAATGGCGGTCAAGCGGGTGATCATGCAGCACTTTTCGATGCGCTACGATTACATGGCCAAGGAGCGACCGAACATCTACCAACCGTCGTGCAATGGGCGTCTAGCGGTCCCTcatccaccgccgccgccgcagccgctgaCTGTTGCCGAGGGTCCTACCGAGCACGAGGACGATGCTGATGGTCGGCGGcgggaacagcaacagcttgtGCTGGCGGGAGAAAACGCGACTCCGTTCGTTGAGCGAAGGGGAGCGGCCCAAGCCAATGGAGTCTTTGATGATGAGCAAAAGCCGTTTGAAACTATTGATGAGGCGGTGGCAGTGACGACTATGGCTACGAATGGTGCACGGAAGGAGGAGAAATGGGAAGTGAACATGGAACGCACTGCTGACACAAGCTACCAGAATGGCTGTACCACTGCCacgaccactaccatcacTGTCAGTGATTGTGACAAAATGGAGGTAGTTCCGACACTTGCCACTGATCGTAGTGTTGCTGACGAGACGCATTCGAACGTTGTTATTGAAACGTCTTCCGTGAGTGGTAGTGAGCATACGCAGGAGGTGAACGGTGATGTCACTTCAATCAGTAGCGGTGtcaatggccagcagcagcaacaacagcaggatcATCCATCGCAGGATGTGGTGgttggcggtggcagtggcggtgccggtagcagcagtgacGAAGGATTGCAAAATTCCGATTCAACTACTACGAAGACGAAGATCGCGAAACCAACGACGCTGATGATCACGCAGGACAATCCGAATGATGATGTTCTTCGGGGTGATTcaatggtggaaaatgatcGTACGAAGGAAGTGGATGTTCGCCAAAGGGGGCCTGATGGGATGGCTGTTCCAACGGTTAAGAATGCAAGTCCGGAAGCGGAATCGGTCCCCGAAACTAGCTGGCGATATCGCGGAAATGGTAATGCCACTGGCGGTGAAGGAACTGGAACCGGAGCGGGCGAGTTCAGAATTGCGGGACGCCAGCCGTACCAGAGACAGTATCTACCACCGTCGGCTATCCACGGTTCTCTGGGCGGTGGTTACAAAGGTGGACGTAGTGGACACTACCATTCACACcctcagcatcaccatcaccatcatgctcatcatcatcatcagcagcagcagcagcagcatcatcatcatcatcaccatcagcaacagcagcagtaccatcatcatcagcagcagccgcatcaGCAGTATCATGGTGCCGGTAGCTACCATAACAATCACCACTCGCAGCACtaccatcggcagcatcacAATGGcactggtgctagtggtggtattGGTAGTGGAAGTTACTACCATGGTAACCAACCTCGTTACAACCGTATTATGAGGAGCAATAATGGGGAAGCGCCGTCTGAAAGTATTGATATTCGTGCGATGCACCAGAAGCAGAGGCaaccgttgcagcagcaacagtatgcaccatcgcagcatcgcaacaataatcatcatcaccaccattacccGCATCAGGTGATGTACAAcggcaacaccagcaacagcaacaacagcagcagcaacaacaacaacaacaataacaaccatcaccagcagcaacaacattatcCACTGcaatcttcctcttccttctcttcgtgGCGTTCGTCGCAACCATTGAACACGCGCAGCACCAATAGCAGCCGCTACGCCGCTGCAGATGAAGATGCAGAAAACTATCGTTACAATAACGCAAGTGGCCAACacaatggtggcggtggaaagcTTGCAAACggcggcatcatcagcaacacaaCTAACTTTAATCACCATCAGTACAATCGCGGAGGAACCAATAATAATATTGATAACACTAGTAGTGTAGGTAAAAGTGGTAGTAGTCATCCGGTGGTTACCCGGAACATGAGCAATGGAGGCCATCAGCCGGCGCAATCTTACCAGCAGCgctcccaacaacaacacaaccatcAATAcggcggcaacagcatcgTTAACTACAACGATAGAAGCCATCAGGTCTACCACAACACCAATGGCGCCGgtcctgctgccggtggtggtgggcgttATAATGAGTTCAATCATTATCAGGGTGGCCAGCAggtgcagcagccacaacatTATATGCCATATcgtgggatgatgatggtacagCAACcgtcgcagcaacagcaacagcagcagcagcagcagcagcagcagcagcagcagcagcagcatcaacaacaacagcactaTCGCTATACGTTGTTCAATGGCGGTGTGCAGCAGATATCTGTCCACGGGGCCGACGCTGTCGACGGGGCCGAC